The Sesamum indicum cultivar Zhongzhi No. 13 linkage group LG6, S_indicum_v1.0, whole genome shotgun sequence genome has a segment encoding these proteins:
- the LOC105165408 gene encoding uncharacterized protein LOC105165408 has protein sequence MACRCRPLAFLIGLPFGLVALAFAIVGAVIWFIAKVFTCCCPCCICWAGIVNVAAFVVKLPVKVIRWFVDKIPC, from the exons ATGGCGTGCAGGTGCAGGCCACTGGCATTCCTCATAGGTCTACCTTTCGGCCTCGTAGCCTTGGCCTTTGCTATCGTCGGCGCTGTTATTTGGTTTATCGC AAAAGTATTCACGTGTTGTTGCCCTTGTTGTATATGCTGGGCGGGGATCGTGAATGTTGCGGCGTTCGTGGTGAAGCTCCCTGTCAAAGTTATCAGATGGTTCGTAGATAAGATACCTTGCTGA